From Mycolicibacterium cosmeticum, a single genomic window includes:
- a CDS encoding molybdopterin-dependent oxidoreductase: protein MSAPIAPGTRLLCGIASAAITLGVSALAAIPLGASADARTAVGSSVIDHTPGPVKEWAIQTFATFDKLFLTVAVLVVIAILAALAGLLERRRVPIGSVMFAAAGVAGCVAVLTRTGARPLDILPTVVGTLAGILALRFLTSGRLRDDSANSAADTDPGRRLSLAALGFLGVGTLTGALGSIYGGRVNSVSGDRNSFTPPPLAKPAPPVPAGVQPAGVQLPSFVTGNADFYRIDTALAVPQLSRADWKLRIHGMVDHEKTYRFDDLAGFELIEKMVTLTCVSNPVGGDLIGNAVWTGYRVRDLLAAAGVHDDADMVLSKSSDGFTAGSPVQALTDDRDALLAITMNGQPLPVEHGYPARLVVPGLYGYVSATKWVVDLELTRFDRAQAYWTKLGWAPQGPIKTQSRIDVPRSGADIPAGPARFGGVAWAQNRGVRAVEVRIDAPGQEGTWQPATLGSAYSNETWRLWSFDWQADRPGLYTITVRATDNTGAVQTADIADVVPDGATGYHSVDFTVT from the coding sequence GTGAGCGCGCCCATCGCCCCCGGTACCCGATTGCTCTGCGGTATCGCCTCCGCGGCGATCACCCTCGGTGTCAGCGCGCTGGCGGCGATCCCCCTCGGCGCGTCGGCCGACGCCCGCACCGCCGTGGGGTCGAGCGTCATCGACCACACCCCGGGGCCGGTCAAGGAATGGGCCATCCAAACGTTCGCCACCTTCGACAAGCTGTTCCTGACAGTGGCGGTGCTGGTGGTGATCGCCATCCTGGCCGCGCTGGCCGGGCTGCTGGAACGTCGCCGTGTCCCGATCGGCAGCGTCATGTTCGCCGCCGCGGGAGTCGCCGGATGTGTGGCCGTGCTGACCCGCACCGGTGCCCGCCCGCTCGACATCCTGCCGACGGTGGTGGGCACGCTGGCCGGAATCCTCGCATTGCGTTTCCTCACCTCGGGCCGGCTGCGCGACGATTCGGCCAACAGTGCCGCCGACACCGATCCGGGCCGCCGGCTGTCACTGGCCGCTCTCGGGTTCCTCGGCGTGGGCACCCTGACCGGCGCGCTGGGCAGCATCTACGGCGGCCGGGTCAATTCCGTTTCCGGCGACCGGAATTCGTTCACCCCGCCACCGCTGGCCAAACCCGCACCACCGGTACCGGCCGGCGTGCAACCGGCCGGCGTGCAGCTGCCGAGCTTCGTGACCGGCAACGCCGACTTCTACCGGATCGACACCGCACTGGCGGTGCCGCAGCTGTCCCGGGCCGACTGGAAACTGCGCATCCACGGCATGGTCGATCACGAAAAGACCTACCGTTTCGACGATCTGGCCGGTTTCGAACTCATCGAGAAGATGGTCACCCTGACGTGCGTGTCCAACCCGGTCGGGGGCGACCTCATCGGCAACGCGGTGTGGACCGGCTACCGGGTGCGTGATCTGCTGGCCGCCGCCGGCGTGCATGACGACGCCGATATGGTGCTGTCCAAGTCCAGCGACGGCTTCACCGCCGGCTCCCCGGTGCAGGCGCTCACCGATGATCGCGACGCGTTGCTGGCCATCACCATGAACGGTCAGCCGTTGCCCGTCGAGCACGGTTATCCGGCCCGGCTGGTGGTGCCCGGACTCTATGGTTACGTCTCGGCGACCAAGTGGGTCGTCGACCTCGAACTCACCAGATTCGATCGGGCCCAGGCCTATTGGACGAAGCTGGGTTGGGCCCCGCAGGGACCGATCAAGACGCAGTCCCGGATCGACGTGCCCCGGTCCGGAGCCGATATCCCAGCGGGGCCGGCCCGGTTCGGTGGGGTGGCCTGGGCGCAGAATCGCGGGGTGCGCGCGGTGGAGGTGCGGATCGACGCCCCCGGTCAAGAGGGCACCTGGCAGCCCGCCACGCTGGGCTCGGCGTACTCGAACGAGACGTGGCGGCTGTGGAGTTTCGACTGGCAGGCCGATCGGCCGGGCCTGTATACCATCACCGTGCGCGCCACCGACAACACCGGGGCCGTGCAGACCGCCGACATCGCCGATGTGGTGCCCGACGGTGCGACCGGCTATCACAGCGTCGACTTCACCGTCACCTAA
- a CDS encoding neutral zinc metallopeptidase — translation MFKRIAAVCAAVVVVAGCGGPKVELPAKPAKPSALAKPDTSGIEVQGDASGPLNQLAVEAIADLQQFWGEKFPELYGKDYEPVSGGFFAVDPASGETPPCASSPDDVAGNAFYCGSKDVVAWDATGLFPELSSKYGEFVIPVVMAHEWGHAIQTRSNFTARTVTRELQADCFAGAWARHAKDDKVFEVTSGQLDIALAGILDLRDPVGTDKLDPSAHGSGFDRVGAFQDGFDNGLDRCKQYRDDEPMVLALPWGDAEDEASGGDAPYDSIVNGVPYDLEDYWTQVYPEITRGEEWVPVRGLEPFDPSSPPNCGDQSAEGFALFYCVPDDYIGWDNTETMPRVYQQGGDYAVATLLATQYGLAALTRLGDESDEKISTARSDCFAGAYTASVILHNRSDTSSWSISPGDLDEGIKALLLFRGDDDAERQGAGFDRVRAFREGVINGAEACLEYEH, via the coding sequence ATGTTCAAGCGAATCGCCGCGGTCTGCGCCGCGGTCGTGGTGGTCGCCGGCTGCGGCGGGCCGAAGGTGGAGCTGCCCGCCAAACCCGCCAAACCCTCGGCCCTGGCCAAGCCGGACACCTCGGGCATCGAGGTGCAGGGCGACGCGTCGGGGCCGCTGAATCAACTGGCCGTCGAGGCGATCGCCGATCTGCAGCAGTTCTGGGGTGAGAAGTTCCCGGAGTTGTACGGCAAGGACTACGAACCCGTCTCGGGTGGCTTCTTCGCCGTCGACCCCGCTTCGGGGGAGACACCGCCGTGCGCATCGAGCCCCGACGACGTCGCCGGCAACGCCTTCTATTGCGGCTCCAAGGACGTCGTCGCCTGGGATGCCACCGGACTGTTCCCCGAACTCAGCTCGAAGTACGGCGAATTCGTCATCCCGGTCGTGATGGCCCACGAGTGGGGGCACGCCATCCAGACCCGCTCCAACTTCACCGCGCGCACCGTCACCCGCGAACTGCAGGCCGACTGTTTCGCTGGTGCCTGGGCGCGCCATGCCAAGGACGACAAGGTCTTCGAGGTGACCAGCGGCCAGCTCGACATCGCCCTGGCCGGCATCCTGGATCTGCGTGACCCGGTGGGCACCGACAAGTTGGATCCGTCCGCGCACGGGAGCGGGTTCGACCGCGTGGGCGCGTTCCAGGACGGCTTCGACAACGGTCTGGACCGCTGTAAGCAGTACCGCGACGACGAGCCGATGGTGCTCGCCCTGCCCTGGGGCGATGCCGAGGACGAGGCCAGCGGTGGTGACGCACCGTACGACTCGATCGTCAACGGGGTGCCCTACGACCTGGAGGACTACTGGACCCAGGTGTACCCGGAGATCACGCGCGGCGAGGAGTGGGTGCCGGTGCGCGGACTGGAACCGTTCGACCCGTCCAGCCCGCCGAACTGCGGGGACCAGTCGGCCGAGGGTTTCGCGCTGTTCTATTGCGTTCCCGACGATTACATCGGTTGGGACAACACCGAGACGATGCCGCGGGTGTACCAGCAGGGCGGTGACTACGCGGTGGCCACCCTGCTCGCCACCCAGTACGGGCTGGCCGCGCTGACCCGTCTCGGCGACGAATCCGACGAGAAGATCTCGACGGCCCGTTCCGACTGCTTCGCCGGCGCCTACACCGCCAGCGTCATCCTGCACAACCGCTCCGACACCAGCTCGTGGTCCATCTCACCGGGTGATCTCGACGAAGGCATCAAGGCGCTGTTGCTGTTTCGCGGTGACGACGACGCGGAGCGCCAAGGCGCCGGGTTCGATCGGGTACGGGCGTTCCGCGAGGGCGTCATCAACGGAGCCGAGGCGTGCCTGGAGTACGAGCACTGA
- a CDS encoding Fic/DOC family protein: MDSGAVRRALDQTVAALRLEGWRPTGEQLADLARLAAADVSFGEYLAGHRARHPPPAPESRRRVLRRRIPYVIPGTTVLRNNFGVSDPAVLAELEFAATAGRMLAWQLRIAAGHTGAADLDARVIHRQLFADVYAWAGEYRVTELRRGDTAFGWQADIAARMQEVTDRARRLATTPPGDGPQLAYQLSRLYADHNQVHPFREGNGRTGTLLLHTVSALCGYRLDLSGISRADWYAASADSMPFRRDGRANHRPFIPLLVRAVGR, encoded by the coding sequence GTGGATTCCGGTGCGGTGCGCCGCGCGCTGGACCAGACCGTCGCCGCGCTTCGGCTGGAGGGCTGGCGGCCCACCGGCGAGCAGCTGGCCGATCTGGCGCGGCTGGCCGCTGCCGACGTGAGCTTCGGCGAGTATCTGGCCGGTCATCGCGCCCGGCACCCACCGCCCGCACCCGAATCCCGTCGCCGGGTGCTGCGCCGCCGGATTCCGTATGTCATCCCGGGAACCACGGTGCTGCGCAACAACTTCGGCGTCTCCGATCCAGCTGTGCTGGCCGAGCTGGAGTTCGCCGCGACCGCGGGCCGGATGCTGGCCTGGCAACTGCGGATCGCGGCGGGGCACACCGGCGCAGCCGATCTCGATGCCCGGGTGATCCACCGGCAGTTGTTCGCCGACGTGTACGCCTGGGCGGGGGAGTACCGCGTCACCGAATTGCGGCGTGGTGACACGGCTTTCGGGTGGCAGGCCGATATCGCCGCCCGCATGCAGGAGGTCACCGACCGGGCTCGCCGGTTGGCGACCACACCACCCGGCGACGGTCCGCAGCTGGCCTACCAGCTGTCCCGGTTGTACGCCGACCACAACCAGGTGCACCCGTTCCGGGAAGGCAACGGCCGCACCGGAACCCTGCTGCTGCACACCGTCTCGGCCCTGTGCGGGTATCGGCTGGACCTGTCCGGGATCAGCCGTGCCGACTGGTACGCCGCCTCGGCGGACAGCATGCCGTTCCGGCGCGACGGCCGGGCCAACCACCGGCCTTTCATCCCGCTACTGGTACGTGCGGTGGGCCGATAA
- a CDS encoding homocitrate synthase: MTITTTTFTGPRFADFFDTPLPRGLRELAGGMSWDDVAATFASGAGPVALSDRTIASLAAQPAPIAALTAMLYDTGIAVEMLNFHQLRAGGQTATFIRGTDGMHTQWAIGWSESPTESALRAFIACANRLAA; the protein is encoded by the coding sequence GTGACGATCACCACCACAACCTTCACCGGCCCTCGTTTCGCCGACTTCTTCGATACCCCGTTGCCACGCGGCCTGCGCGAACTGGCGGGCGGCATGTCCTGGGACGATGTTGCGGCGACCTTCGCGTCCGGCGCCGGCCCGGTGGCCCTGAGCGACCGGACCATCGCGTCACTGGCCGCCCAGCCCGCACCGATCGCGGCGCTGACCGCCATGCTCTACGACACCGGCATCGCCGTCGAGATGCTCAACTTCCACCAGCTGCGCGCCGGCGGCCAGACGGCGACCTTCATCCGCGGCACCGACGGCATGCACACGCAATGGGCGATCGGGTGGTCGGAGTCCCCGACCGAGTCGGCGCTGCGCGCGTTCATCGCCTGCGCCAACCGCCTGGCGGCGTGA
- a CDS encoding cytochrome P450, which translates to MPTISTPAYLLDQAKRRLTPTPVTIPGMGVVEKKLLAHEWDEFPLAPAPPGSGLKTVMGDGGLPVFGHMIEMFRGGPDFLLHLYRKYGPVHYMFSPVLPAVLALGPDATQTVFSNRNKDYSQRAWDPVIGPFFEGGLMLRDFDDHMFHRRIMQEAFTRSRLTGYVEHIDSVASQVLANDWVANDKRFLFYPAVKELTLDIASVVFMGHQPGADRELVTTVNNAFTTTTRAGNAIVRKPVPPLSWWRGIKARETLENYFNSRLAEKRASGDTDMFSVLCHAEDEDGQRFTDEDIVSHMIFLMMAAHDTSTSTLTTMAYHLAANQDWQDRCREESDRIGDGPLDIEALEKLETYDLVINEALRMQTPLPFNFRQTVRDTELLGYYLPAGTNVMTWPSMNHRLEELWTDPEKFDPSRFAEPRSEHKQHRYAFAPFGGGAHKCIGMVFGQLEIKTVMHRLLRRYRLELTHPGYRPHYDYGGMPVPIDGMPIVLRPIR; encoded by the coding sequence ATGCCTACCATCAGCACTCCGGCCTATTTGCTCGATCAGGCCAAACGCCGCTTGACGCCCACTCCGGTGACCATTCCGGGCATGGGTGTGGTCGAGAAGAAGTTGCTGGCCCACGAGTGGGACGAGTTCCCGCTGGCGCCGGCCCCACCGGGCAGCGGCCTCAAGACCGTGATGGGTGACGGCGGGTTGCCGGTGTTCGGGCACATGATCGAGATGTTCCGCGGCGGCCCCGACTTCCTGCTGCACCTGTACCGCAAGTACGGGCCCGTGCACTACATGTTCTCGCCGGTGCTGCCCGCGGTGCTGGCGCTGGGACCCGACGCCACCCAGACGGTGTTCTCCAACCGGAACAAGGACTACTCGCAGCGGGCCTGGGATCCGGTGATCGGGCCGTTCTTCGAGGGCGGCCTGATGCTGCGCGACTTCGACGACCACATGTTCCACCGCCGGATCATGCAGGAGGCGTTCACCCGCAGCCGGCTCACCGGCTACGTCGAGCACATCGACTCGGTGGCCAGCCAGGTACTGGCCAACGACTGGGTGGCCAACGACAAGCGCTTCCTGTTCTACCCCGCGGTCAAGGAGCTCACCCTGGACATCGCCTCCGTGGTGTTCATGGGCCACCAGCCCGGGGCCGACCGCGAACTGGTCACCACCGTCAACAACGCCTTCACCACCACCACCCGCGCCGGCAACGCGATCGTGCGCAAGCCGGTGCCGCCGCTGAGCTGGTGGCGCGGGATCAAGGCCCGCGAGACGCTGGAGAACTACTTCAACAGCCGCCTCGCCGAGAAGCGGGCGTCGGGCGACACCGACATGTTCAGCGTGCTGTGCCACGCCGAGGACGAGGACGGGCAGCGGTTCACCGACGAGGACATCGTCAGCCACATGATCTTCCTGATGATGGCCGCGCACGACACCTCCACCTCGACGCTGACCACGATGGCCTACCACCTGGCCGCCAACCAGGACTGGCAGGACCGCTGCCGTGAGGAGTCCGACCGCATCGGCGATGGGCCGTTGGACATCGAGGCACTGGAGAAGCTGGAAACCTACGACCTGGTGATCAACGAGGCGCTGCGGATGCAGACGCCGCTGCCGTTCAACTTCCGCCAGACCGTGCGCGACACCGAACTGCTGGGCTACTACCTGCCGGCCGGCACCAACGTCATGACCTGGCCGTCGATGAACCACCGGCTCGAGGAGCTGTGGACCGACCCGGAGAAATTCGATCCGTCCCGGTTCGCCGAGCCGCGCAGCGAGCACAAACAGCACCGGTATGCGTTCGCGCCGTTCGGCGGCGGCGCGCACAAGTGCATCGGCATGGTGTTCGGCCAGCTGGAGATCAAGACCGTCATGCACCGCCTGCTGCGGCGCTACCGCCTGGAGCTGACCCATCCCGGATACCGCCCGCACTACGACTACGGCGGGATGCCGGTGCCGATCGACGGGATGCCCATCGTGCTGCGCCCGATCCGCTGA
- a CDS encoding SDR family NAD(P)-dependent oxidoreductase — protein MEISGKKAVVVGGASGFGRATVEALVKRGARVAILDRPAPHSKGQEVADGIGVPFFATDVTDFAGTERALAGAVDALGGLHIVVTTAGGGAAMRTLTKDGPHDLDIFRQVTDLNLIGTFNVSRLAAAHMSKNDPVDEEAEERGVIVNTSSIAAFEGQIGQVAYTASKAAIAAMCLTMARDLGSVGIRVLAIAPSLFATGLTQGIPDEYAAVLTKDAAFPKRLGKPEEYAKLALAIVENPMLNGQCLRLDAGQRFAPK, from the coding sequence ATGGAGATCTCTGGCAAGAAGGCCGTCGTCGTGGGCGGCGCATCCGGCTTCGGCCGCGCCACCGTGGAGGCGCTCGTCAAGCGCGGCGCCAGGGTGGCGATCCTGGACCGGCCGGCACCGCACTCCAAGGGCCAGGAGGTGGCCGACGGCATCGGCGTGCCCTTCTTCGCCACGGACGTCACCGATTTCGCCGGGACCGAGCGGGCGCTGGCCGGCGCCGTCGACGCCCTGGGCGGCCTGCACATCGTCGTCACCACCGCCGGTGGGGGCGCGGCGATGCGCACGCTGACCAAAGACGGCCCACACGACCTCGACATCTTCCGGCAGGTCACCGATCTGAACCTGATCGGCACGTTCAACGTCAGCCGGCTGGCCGCGGCGCACATGAGTAAGAACGACCCGGTTGACGAGGAGGCCGAGGAGCGCGGCGTCATCGTCAACACCTCCTCGATCGCCGCGTTCGAAGGGCAGATCGGCCAGGTTGCCTACACCGCGTCGAAGGCGGCCATCGCGGCCATGTGCCTGACCATGGCCCGGGATCTGGGCAGCGTGGGTATCCGGGTGCTGGCGATCGCGCCGAGCCTGTTCGCCACCGGCCTGACCCAGGGCATCCCGGACGAATACGCGGCCGTGCTGACCAAGGACGCGGCGTTCCCCAAGCGCCTGGGCAAGCCCGAGGAGTACGCCAAGCTGGCGCTGGCCATCGTGGAGAACCCGATGCTCAACGGGCAGTGCCTGCGGCTGGACGCGGGCCAGCGGTTCGCCCCCAAGTAG
- a CDS encoding amino acid permease: protein MTATFDPAISSQEDAATLEELGYTQELHRGIGGYAAFAAGFSFVSILTTVFAFFPLGFALGGPAFFFTWPIVFVCQFCVCLVFAELSGKFPVAGAIYQWSRRLAGNAVGWFAGWFMLIGYIVSIAALAIAMQTVLPPIWSGFQLVGTDMDPLSVDGATNGIILGAVTIVLCTVISAAGVRFMARITVTGVTLEIIGVVLIIGAMFFTAERNPVQAISDTGGHGSGVHYLPAFLASMLMAAYVMYGFDSAAELSEETKDPRRTAPKAIVNALLVSFVGGGLMILAALMSAPELGDDLAHGGMAWVIESQLDAWLGKTLLGLVAVAIFSATLAIQASASRVMFSMARDNRLPFGKALARVNKRTGTPVITGVAVSLLAIAVLLVNLGQSSVFAAIASVSVVIVYLAYLMVTVPALVHRLRGTSLSHGKPVMDLGRWGIPVNLVAVMMGGLLVINIGWPRQEVYNPAGDSWFLQYFAVIFVALTLVAGYAAYRVVKDRDGAPDPVDALVARKKR, encoded by the coding sequence ATGACCGCCACCTTCGACCCGGCGATCTCCTCCCAGGAGGACGCCGCCACCCTGGAGGAGCTCGGCTATACGCAGGAGTTGCACCGCGGCATCGGCGGTTACGCCGCCTTCGCCGCCGGCTTCTCCTTCGTGTCGATCCTCACCACCGTGTTCGCCTTCTTCCCACTGGGTTTCGCGCTCGGTGGGCCGGCCTTCTTCTTCACCTGGCCCATCGTGTTCGTCTGCCAGTTCTGCGTCTGCCTCGTGTTCGCCGAACTGTCGGGCAAGTTCCCCGTCGCCGGCGCCATCTACCAGTGGTCACGCCGGCTGGCCGGTAACGCCGTGGGCTGGTTCGCCGGCTGGTTCATGCTGATCGGCTACATCGTGTCCATCGCGGCGCTGGCCATCGCCATGCAGACCGTGCTGCCGCCGATCTGGAGCGGCTTCCAACTCGTCGGCACCGACATGGACCCGCTGTCGGTCGACGGCGCCACCAACGGCATCATCCTGGGCGCCGTCACCATCGTGCTGTGCACGGTCATCAGCGCCGCCGGTGTGCGCTTCATGGCGCGCATCACCGTCACCGGCGTCACCCTGGAGATCATCGGGGTGGTGCTCATCATCGGTGCGATGTTCTTCACCGCCGAACGCAACCCGGTGCAGGCGATCAGCGACACCGGCGGGCACGGCTCGGGCGTGCACTACCTGCCCGCCTTCCTGGCGTCGATGCTGATGGCCGCCTACGTGATGTACGGATTCGACAGCGCCGCAGAGCTTTCCGAGGAGACCAAGGACCCGCGCCGCACCGCGCCGAAGGCGATCGTGAACGCCCTGCTGGTGTCGTTCGTGGGTGGCGGGCTGATGATCCTGGCCGCCCTCATGTCCGCCCCCGAACTGGGTGACGACCTGGCCCACGGCGGCATGGCGTGGGTCATCGAGAGCCAACTCGACGCCTGGCTGGGCAAGACCCTGCTCGGACTGGTCGCGGTGGCGATCTTCTCGGCCACCCTGGCCATCCAGGCATCGGCCTCCCGGGTGATGTTCTCGATGGCCCGCGACAACCGGCTCCCGTTCGGGAAGGCCCTGGCCAGGGTCAACAAGCGCACCGGCACCCCGGTCATCACCGGCGTCGCGGTCAGCCTGCTCGCCATCGCGGTGCTGCTGGTCAACCTGGGGCAGTCCAGTGTGTTCGCCGCCATCGCCTCGGTGTCGGTGGTCATCGTCTACCTGGCCTACCTGATGGTGACGGTGCCGGCGTTGGTCCACCGACTGCGCGGCACCAGCCTGTCGCACGGCAAGCCGGTGATGGACCTGGGCCGCTGGGGCATCCCGGTCAATCTCGTCGCGGTGATGATGGGCGGCCTGCTGGTGATCAACATCGGCTGGCCCCGCCAAGAGGTCTACAACCCGGCGGGCGATTCGTGGTTCCTGCAGTACTTCGCGGTGATCTTCGTCGCACTGACGCTGGTCGCCGGGTACGCCGCCTACCGGGTGGTCAAGGATCGCGACGGCGCACCCGACCCCGTCGACGCGCTGGTCGCCCGCAAGAAACGCTGA
- a CDS encoding sulfite exporter TauE/SafE family protein produces MTWWEVLFLVAAGIGGGLTGSIAGLASVSTYPALLLVGLTPVAANVTNTVALVGNGIGSVWGSLPELRGQGAAVRRMLPAAALGGAAGAALLLSIPAEGFENVVPVLLAASSVAIALPVRNDPERIHSTKHLVLQTLSVLAICVYGGFFGAAAGVLLLALFLRTGSATLADANAAKNVVLGVANGVAALGFIVYAPVSWAAVLPLGLGCLLGARLGPVVVRHAPATPLRLLIAVAGLALAVKLGVDTYGNNA; encoded by the coding sequence GTGACGTGGTGGGAGGTGCTGTTCTTGGTGGCCGCCGGAATCGGTGGCGGCTTGACCGGCAGCATCGCCGGGCTCGCGTCGGTGTCCACCTATCCGGCCCTGCTGCTGGTCGGCCTGACGCCGGTGGCCGCCAACGTCACCAACACCGTGGCACTGGTGGGCAACGGCATCGGCTCGGTGTGGGGGTCCCTGCCCGAACTGCGGGGCCAGGGCGCCGCGGTGCGACGGATGCTGCCGGCGGCCGCGCTCGGTGGCGCGGCCGGTGCGGCGCTGCTGCTGTCGATCCCGGCCGAAGGGTTCGAGAACGTGGTGCCGGTGCTGCTGGCCGCGTCGTCGGTGGCGATCGCGCTGCCGGTCCGCAACGACCCCGAACGCATTCACAGCACCAAGCACCTTGTCCTGCAGACGCTTTCGGTGTTGGCAATCTGCGTCTACGGCGGGTTCTTCGGGGCCGCGGCGGGCGTACTGCTGCTGGCCCTGTTCCTGCGCACCGGCAGCGCCACCCTGGCCGACGCCAACGCCGCCAAGAACGTGGTGCTCGGCGTGGCCAACGGCGTCGCGGCGCTCGGCTTCATCGTCTACGCGCCGGTGAGCTGGGCCGCCGTCCTACCGCTGGGCCTGGGTTGCCTGCTCGGGGCACGGCTGGGACCGGTGGTCGTCCGCCATGCCCCGGCCACCCCGCTGCGCTTGCTCATCGCGGTCGCCGGGCTGGCCCTGGCCGTCAAACTCGGCGTGGACACCTACGGGAACAACGCGTGA
- a CDS encoding putative nucleotidyltransferase substrate binding domain-containing protein: MPSGAVHAMDAASDEAGLRAAMEQARLALIDELAAQTPAPDLAAGWSTVLRHGVAAAVRLASGTGEPQWSWFVSGSAARGEAAPGSDVETMIVVADTVSDAQKAALLTGAADVHALLERCGIQGDGNGVLASRPRFCRRASSWLDGIEHWAAEPRADRGVVMTGLMADAVEVGPGTGDLLRHRAVDAARRHYPVRQAMLDDATTMRAGFPSRLRIFSRHADTVDLKLAMVDPVVKIARWAGLSAGSAAVSTMDRLDAAGAAGILDADDVATLHECFLWLTRFRWRLRAGPWLRGAPVGDVVGLAEIAPHERAVLRDVHREVVGVSRKLTFLASTSAFR, translated from the coding sequence ATGCCCTCCGGTGCGGTCCATGCCATGGATGCTGCCAGCGACGAAGCCGGGCTGCGCGCCGCGATGGAGCAGGCCCGACTGGCCCTGATCGACGAGCTGGCCGCACAGACCCCGGCGCCGGACCTTGCCGCCGGCTGGTCGACGGTGCTGCGCCACGGTGTCGCCGCGGCCGTCCGGCTGGCCTCCGGCACCGGCGAGCCGCAATGGAGCTGGTTCGTCTCCGGCAGTGCGGCCCGCGGCGAGGCGGCTCCGGGGTCGGACGTCGAGACGATGATCGTGGTGGCCGACACGGTCTCCGACGCGCAGAAGGCGGCCCTGCTGACCGGGGCCGCCGACGTGCACGCGCTGCTGGAGCGATGCGGCATCCAGGGTGACGGCAACGGGGTGCTGGCCAGCCGGCCGCGGTTCTGCCGCCGGGCGTCGAGCTGGCTCGACGGCATCGAACACTGGGCGGCCGAGCCACGCGCCGACCGTGGCGTCGTCATGACCGGGCTGATGGCCGACGCCGTCGAGGTGGGCCCGGGTACCGGGGACCTGCTGCGGCACCGCGCCGTCGACGCGGCACGCCGGCATTACCCGGTCCGTCAGGCGATGCTGGACGACGCCACCACCATGCGCGCCGGCTTTCCGTCGCGGCTGCGCATCTTCTCCCGGCACGCCGACACCGTGGACCTGAAACTGGCGATGGTCGACCCGGTGGTCAAGATCGCCCGCTGGGCCGGCCTGTCGGCAGGCTCGGCGGCGGTGTCCACCATGGATCGCCTCGACGCCGCGGGCGCGGCCGGGATCCTGGACGCCGACGACGTGGCGACCCTGCACGAGTGCTTCCTGTGGTTGACCCGGTTCCGCTGGCGTCTGCGCGCCGGTCCGTGGTTGCGGGGCGCCCCGGTCGGTGACGTGGTCGGGTTGGCCGAGATCGCCCCGCACGAGCGGGCGGTGCTGCGCGACGTGCACCGCGAAGTCGTCGGTGTCAGCCGCAAACTCACCTTCCTGGCGTCGACGTCGGCGTTCCGGTAG